Part of the Catalinimonas alkaloidigena genome is shown below.
ACCATAAGCCTCAGACAAAAAAAGCATAGCCATTTATATCAACAACCGAACTGGTTATGAGGTAATTTGAGCAATTTGATTTGCTCACAAAAATCAGATTCATTGTCTAGTTTTCCTTCATCTAAATCATCTAATAAGTTTTCCAGTTTTTTGGTATACTCATCGAAGGTTGCTCCCTCATGTTCCTGCTGATAGGTATCAAAATGTGCTTTTGCACTATGTGGCGTAGCAAGAAACCTTCTCAGCTTATCTCTATATTCATTTTTTAGCTCAGTATCCATCTTTTTGCAATTAAGATTAAAAAATATATTTCTATGCTGTTAACAGCATGAAGCCGCACTTGTTTGGCATATTTATATTGGTGCAAACACACCATTTTTTCATAAACAATTTTTAGCCTGTAGGCTTATTAGTATAAGCTCAATTTTTAATCATTAAATCAATCTTTTTAATCTTTCCCTATGTCAAAAGAAGAGCTTGCAGAAATCTACGCGTTTGAAAATAAAGAGTGGCTTGCTTCACTAGAATACCTACTTGAAAATGAAAGCCCTGAGCGTGTTAGAGAAATACTCGATAAACTAAAAGATAAGGCACAATCCGAAGGTATAGCTTTACAGGATAGTGTTAACACGAATTACGTTAATACCATACCTGCTGAACAGGAAGAAGAATATCCCGGTGATTTGGAGACTGAGCGCACACTTACTAACCTGATCCGTTGGAATGCGCTGGCAATGGTAGTTAAAGCAAACCGTAATTCCAGTGGAATTGGAGGACATATTTCAACCTACGCTTCTGCCTCTACTTTATTTGAGGTAGGTTTCCAGCACTTCTTCAGAGGGCCGGAGGATAAGAGCGGTGGTGATTTTGTGTACTTCCAGGGCCATGCATCTCCCGGAGTTTACGCCCGCTCATTCCTAGAAGGCAGGTTCAGCGAAAAAAACCTGGAATACTTCAGAAGAGAGCTTGCCAGCAAAGATGGACTTTCCTCCTACCCCCACCCCCGTCTGATGCCCGAGTACTGGAGTTTCCCCACCGTGTCAATGGGTCTTACTGCGGTTCAGGCCATCTACCACGCACGTTTTATTAAATACCTGGAAGACAGAAAGATTAAAGAAAAAAAAGATCAAAAGGTTTGGGCATTTCTGGGTGATGGAGAAATGGACGAGCCAGAATCAATTGGTGCTCTACCCAATGCAAGCCGAGAAAAGCTTGACAACCTGATTTTTGTAGTCAGTTGCAACCTTCAGCGTCTTGACGGACCAGTAAGAGGTAATCATAAGGTCATTCAGGAGCTGGAAGGTATCTTTAAAGGAGCAGGATGGAACGTAATCAAAGTGGTGTGGGGTAACAAATGGGATCCGCTGTTGCAGAAAGACCAGCATGGAGCCCTGGTTAAAAGAATGGGTGAAGTAGTGGATGGCCAGTTTCAACTTTATACAGTGAAAGGTGGAAAGTTTGTCAGGGAAGATTTTTTCGGAAAATCAGATGCACTCAAAAAGTTGGTGGAGGACATGTCCGATGAAGAAATTAATGATCTTAATCGCGGTGGACATGATCCGGTAAAAGTATATAATGCTTATAAAAGAGCCGTTGAACATCAGGATGGCCCGACCGTAATACTGGCACAGACCATAAAAGGCTACGGATTGGGAGAGGCTGGAGAAGCCAGTAATGTAACCCATAAAAGGAAAAAACTGGATGAAGATGAGTTGAAAGCCTATCGCGATCGTTTTAACTTACCTATTTCCGATAAAGAAATTGCTGATGCCCCATTTTACCGTCCCAAAAAAGATAGCAAAGAAATTAAGTATTTGCTGGAAAGACGTAAAAAATTAGGCGGTTTAATTCCGCACAGAAATCCCAAAACAGTAGGTATCAAAGCTCCCGATGACAAAGCCTTTAAAGAATATCGTGAAGGCGCCGGAGATCGGCAGGTAGCCACGACTATGGTGATGGTACAGATGATGTCAAAGTTGATGAAGGACAAAAATATTGGTAAGCTTATCGTGCCGGTGGTACCCGATGAATCTCGGACATTCGGTATGGATGCCCTTTTCCGTCAGTTTGGAATTTATTCTCACCTCGGGCAACAATATGAACCGGTTGACAAAGACAGCCTGATGTATTACAAAGAATCCAAAACCGGAGCTATTCTGGAGGAAGGTATCACCGAAGCGGGCTCTATTTCAACCTTCATTGCGGCCGGAACGGCATACTCCAATCACCAGATCAACACCATTCCTTTTTACTTCTTCTATTCGATGTTCGGCTTTCAACGGACAGGAGATTTTATATGGGCAGCCGCCGATGCCCGAGCGCGCGGTTTCCTTATTGGCGGCACATCAGGAAGAACAACACTGCCTGGTGAAGGACTACAGCATCAGGATGGGCAAAGTCATTTATTGGCCTACCCTTATCCTAACCTGAAAGCTTATGATCCTACTTTCGCTTATGAGTTGGCAGTGATCGTGAAAGAAGGTATCAGACGTATGTACCAGGAGCAGGAAGATATTTTCTACTACATTACCATTATGAATGACAATTATCAGATGCCCTCCATGCCCCAAGGTGTAGAAGAAGGCATATTAAAAGGCATGTATCGTTATCGTACTTCTACTAAGAAAAGTAAGAAAAAAGTGCATTTGCTGGGCAGCGGTGCTATTCTTCAGGAGTCTATCAAAGCTGCTGATCTATTAGAAAAAGATTATGGAGTATCTGCCGATGTATGGAGTGTGACAAGTTATAAAGAGCTATACCACAATGCATTGGATATAGAAAGACATAACCGCCTTCATCCGGATGATGAGTTAGTCAATTATATTCAGGAATTGACCAGTGATGAAGATGGAGTATATGTTGCTGCCTCAGATTACATGAAAGCACTGCCGGCATCTGTAGCTGGCTGGTTTCCGGAACCATTTATCTCCTTAGGAACGGATGGTTTTGGTCGGAGTGATAATCGTCCTGAACTACGTGACTTTTTTGAGGTTGACCACCGACATATCACGCTTGCAGCACTGTATGGATTGCTTCAGGATGGTAAAATTAAAAAGAACACTTATCAAAAGGCGATGAAAACCCTCAAGATAGAAGCTGATAAAATTAAGCCTGACTCTTATTAATCATTTTATTGTAATCGTTAGCAAGCACAGTTTACCCTTGCATAAATCATTAAACCTAACTTTTTAATCTATAACTCATGGCGAAAGAAATAAAAATGCCCCAAATCTCTGAGGACGCCGAATCAGGCACCATCGTAGAGGTTATGGTGAGCGAAGGTGATACGATTGAAGAAGAACAGTCCATTATCGCTGTTGAAAGTGATAAAGCCTCAGTGGAAGTACCCGCGGAAGCCGGAGGAAAAGTGAAAGAAATCAAAGTCTCCGAAGGAGATGAAATCAATGTTGGAGATGTCATTCTGATTCTAGAAGCCGGAGAGAATGGGGAGGATGACCAAGCCGAAGATGAGGAGCAGGAAGAAAAAGAGGATGAACAACCTGAAGGCAAAAAGAAAGAAAAAGCTGAGGAAGAGGAAGAAGATGATGGAGATACTGAGGCCAAGGAGAAAGATCCAAAAGAAGAAGTGGATAAGGATGAGGTAGAAGATGAAGAAAATGAGGACGCAGACCGAAAGGAAAAGGACAAAGAAGCTGAAGGAAAAAATAAAAAAGAGGCAAATAAAAAAGGGGAAGTTCCTGCTGCGCCTTCGGTGCGACGAATGGCCAGGGAGATGAATGTAGATATTTATGCCGTCAAAGGGACAGGGCCAGGTGAGCGCATCACCGCCGATGACGTCAAAGCTGCTGCTGACGGAAAATCCGGAGATCAGAAAAAGTCAGCTTCCGAACAATCTCAGGAATCTTCTCTTCCTGACTTCTCGCAATGGGGTGAAATTGAAAGGAAGAAAATGAGTGGCATTCGCAAAGCTACCGCTAAGAGTATGGGGAACGCCTGGAGAACTGTACCTCACGTCACGCAGTTTGACAAAGCGAATATTTCCACGCTACAGGACTTTATGGAGCAGTACGAAGCTAAGGCGGCCAAAGCGGGAGCTAAACTCACGGTTACTGCTGTGTTGGTTAAACTTTCAGCTTCAGCCTTACGGGCATTTCCTAAATTTAATGCCAGTGTGGATATAGAAAATCAGGAGATTATCTACAAGAAATACATCAATATAGGAGTAGCGGTAGATACAGAAAATGGCTTACTCGTACCTGTCATCCGGGATGCTGATCGCAAAT
Proteins encoded:
- the aceE gene encoding pyruvate dehydrogenase (acetyl-transferring), homodimeric type, with the protein product MSKEELAEIYAFENKEWLASLEYLLENESPERVREILDKLKDKAQSEGIALQDSVNTNYVNTIPAEQEEEYPGDLETERTLTNLIRWNALAMVVKANRNSSGIGGHISTYASASTLFEVGFQHFFRGPEDKSGGDFVYFQGHASPGVYARSFLEGRFSEKNLEYFRRELASKDGLSSYPHPRLMPEYWSFPTVSMGLTAVQAIYHARFIKYLEDRKIKEKKDQKVWAFLGDGEMDEPESIGALPNASREKLDNLIFVVSCNLQRLDGPVRGNHKVIQELEGIFKGAGWNVIKVVWGNKWDPLLQKDQHGALVKRMGEVVDGQFQLYTVKGGKFVREDFFGKSDALKKLVEDMSDEEINDLNRGGHDPVKVYNAYKRAVEHQDGPTVILAQTIKGYGLGEAGEASNVTHKRKKLDEDELKAYRDRFNLPISDKEIADAPFYRPKKDSKEIKYLLERRKKLGGLIPHRNPKTVGIKAPDDKAFKEYREGAGDRQVATTMVMVQMMSKLMKDKNIGKLIVPVVPDESRTFGMDALFRQFGIYSHLGQQYEPVDKDSLMYYKESKTGAILEEGITEAGSISTFIAAGTAYSNHQINTIPFYFFYSMFGFQRTGDFIWAAADARARGFLIGGTSGRTTLPGEGLQHQDGQSHLLAYPYPNLKAYDPTFAYELAVIVKEGIRRMYQEQEDIFYYITIMNDNYQMPSMPQGVEEGILKGMYRYRTSTKKSKKKVHLLGSGAILQESIKAADLLEKDYGVSADVWSVTSYKELYHNALDIERHNRLHPDDELVNYIQELTSDEDGVYVAASDYMKALPASVAGWFPEPFISLGTDGFGRSDNRPELRDFFEVDHRHITLAALYGLLQDGKIKKNTYQKAMKTLKIEADKIKPDSY
- a CDS encoding 2-oxo acid dehydrogenase subunit E2; the protein is MAKEIKMPQISEDAESGTIVEVMVSEGDTIEEEQSIIAVESDKASVEVPAEAGGKVKEIKVSEGDEINVGDVILILEAGENGEDDQAEDEEQEEKEDEQPEGKKKEKAEEEEEDDGDTEAKEKDPKEEVDKDEVEDEENEDADRKEKDKEAEGKNKKEANKKGEVPAAPSVRRMAREMNVDIYAVKGTGPGERITADDVKAAADGKSGDQKKSASEQSQESSLPDFSQWGEIERKKMSGIRKATAKSMGNAWRTVPHVTQFDKANISTLQDFMEQYEAKAAKAGAKLTVTAVLVKLSASALRAFPKFNASVDIENQEIIYKKYINIGVAVDTENGLLVPVIRDADRKSVTSIALELGEIAEKAREGKLSMDEMKGGNFTVSNLGGIGGTNFTPIVYHPQVAILGVSRNQIEPVYEDGEFKPKTMLPLSLSYDHRAIDGAEAARFLRWMCQVMEDPFVMLMEGGI